Proteins encoded by one window of Brevibacterium atlanticum:
- a CDS encoding aminotransferase class I/II-fold pyridoxal phosphate-dependent enzyme: MTGIDSDHPSASAISTTGDGAGSRRGRAGFQSKPRKAKLERDPGMPASTWRLRSDAWEYLKFAIKRLAASGGDFSMIAEDGEVWRSLRSLKTIELYWGGFGQRYVEDITDLLSDGEFDRAHDMITRAVNRLRGTTVPDVGEDDLTEEERAELKDRQDPRPRFEVLIVDETTEGGRDELHSDLLKLRNPSDQFIYDYVIVPTADDAVAAALTNPNLLACVIRPGFTDETREVLSRDLRDAVAFAHETTKALPTGPMSPLNSVRRVLRLADTLANLRPELDLYLMAGAHIESLAGALTHRFRRVFRREDQFELHLSLLRRLQHLYDTPFFTAIREHARRPAGVFHALPVSRGGSVVGSKWIGDFIDFYGLNLLLAESSATSGELDSLLAPVNTLKKAQLLAARAFGAKRTYFVTNGTSTANKIVHQAVVSPDEVVMVDRNCHKSHHHALMLTGARTAYLEAYPLNDFAFYGAVPLSRIKQLLLDYRAAGRLDEVRMITLTNCTFDGIVYDPYKVMSECLAIKPDLVFLWDEAWFAFARFHPVTRKRTAMVAAERLEETLSTDAHAAAYREQRERLFDPETGASAPDEVWLAEDLLPPPDATIRVYATQSTHKTLTALRQGSMIHVYDQDFAAGAEEAFHEAYMTHTSTSPNYQILASLDLGRRQVEMEGFALVQKQLDLAMSLSSAIARHPLLKKTFKVLTAADLIPAEYRVTERTMPLRDGLATMWNAWVKDEFVVDPSRITVEISGTGVDGDTFKHEHLMDRYGIQVNKTSRNTVLFMTNIGTSRSAVAYLIEVLVKLAGKFTDPHELQAQDALTEPAAVMPPLPDFSAFAPDYAAEVPTADPSKQLPDGDLRTAYYAGLRRQNIEHVLPHELRRRIDGGEQPVSAGFVTPYPPGFPVLVPGQVITAEVLDFMSALDTREIHGYEARLGYRVILPDALES, translated from the coding sequence ATGACCGGCATCGACTCCGACCATCCATCGGCTTCGGCGATCTCCACCACCGGCGACGGTGCGGGAAGTCGGCGCGGGCGGGCAGGATTCCAGTCGAAGCCGCGCAAGGCCAAGCTCGAACGGGATCCGGGGATGCCGGCGAGCACCTGGCGACTGCGCTCGGACGCGTGGGAGTACCTGAAGTTCGCGATCAAACGTCTGGCCGCCAGCGGCGGGGACTTCTCGATGATCGCCGAGGACGGAGAGGTCTGGCGGTCGCTGCGGTCGCTGAAGACCATCGAACTCTACTGGGGCGGATTCGGGCAGCGCTACGTCGAGGACATCACAGATCTGCTCTCTGACGGCGAATTCGACCGGGCGCATGACATGATCACCCGCGCGGTCAACCGCCTGCGCGGGACTACCGTGCCCGATGTCGGCGAGGATGACCTCACCGAGGAGGAGCGCGCCGAACTCAAGGACAGGCAGGACCCCCGCCCCCGCTTCGAGGTCCTCATCGTCGACGAGACCACCGAGGGCGGACGCGATGAACTCCACTCCGATCTGCTCAAGCTGCGCAACCCCTCCGACCAGTTCATCTACGACTACGTCATCGTCCCGACCGCCGACGACGCCGTCGCCGCGGCCCTGACGAACCCGAACCTGCTCGCCTGCGTCATCCGCCCCGGCTTCACCGACGAGACCCGCGAAGTCCTCAGCCGCGACCTGCGCGATGCCGTAGCCTTCGCCCACGAGACGACGAAGGCCCTGCCGACGGGCCCGATGAGCCCGCTGAACTCGGTGCGACGAGTGCTGCGGCTGGCCGATACGCTGGCCAACCTGCGGCCCGAACTCGACCTCTACCTCATGGCCGGTGCGCACATCGAAAGCCTCGCCGGCGCTCTGACGCACCGGTTCCGGCGGGTCTTCCGCCGGGAGGACCAGTTCGAACTCCACCTGTCGCTGCTGCGCCGGCTGCAGCATCTCTACGACACCCCGTTCTTCACCGCGATCCGTGAGCACGCCCGCCGACCGGCTGGTGTCTTCCACGCCCTGCCCGTCTCCCGCGGCGGATCGGTCGTCGGTTCGAAGTGGATCGGGGACTTCATCGACTTCTACGGGCTCAACCTGCTGCTCGCCGAATCCAGCGCCACCTCGGGGGAATTGGACTCCCTGCTGGCTCCGGTGAACACGCTGAAGAAGGCGCAGCTGCTGGCCGCGCGCGCCTTCGGAGCCAAGCGCACCTACTTCGTCACGAACGGAACATCGACGGCGAACAAGATCGTCCACCAGGCCGTGGTCTCACCCGACGAAGTCGTCATGGTCGACCGCAACTGCCACAAATCCCACCACCATGCGCTCATGCTCACCGGCGCCAGGACCGCGTACCTCGAGGCCTACCCCCTCAACGACTTCGCGTTCTACGGGGCGGTGCCGCTGAGCCGGATCAAACAACTCCTGCTCGACTACCGGGCTGCCGGCCGCCTCGACGAAGTGCGGATGATCACCCTGACCAACTGCACATTCGACGGCATCGTCTACGACCCGTACAAGGTCATGTCCGAATGCCTGGCGATCAAACCCGACCTCGTCTTCCTCTGGGACGAGGCCTGGTTCGCCTTCGCCCGCTTCCACCCGGTCACCCGCAAGCGCACCGCGATGGTCGCGGCCGAACGCCTCGAGGAGACCCTGTCCACCGACGCCCATGCCGCGGCCTACCGGGAACAGCGCGAGCGCCTGTTCGACCCCGAGACCGGGGCTTCGGCACCGGATGAGGTGTGGCTGGCCGAGGATCTGCTGCCGCCTCCGGACGCGACGATCCGCGTGTATGCGACGCAGTCGACGCATAAGACGCTGACCGCTCTGCGGCAGGGTTCGATGATCCACGTCTACGATCAGGACTTCGCCGCCGGCGCCGAGGAGGCCTTCCACGAGGCGTACATGACACACACCTCGACCTCGCCGAACTATCAGATCCTCGCCTCCCTCGACCTCGGCCGTAGGCAGGTGGAGATGGAGGGCTTCGCGCTCGTGCAGAAGCAGCTCGACCTGGCGATGAGTCTGTCCTCGGCGATCGCGCGGCACCCGCTGCTGAAGAAGACGTTCAAGGTCCTCACCGCCGCCGACCTCATCCCAGCCGAGTACCGGGTCACCGAGCGGACGATGCCGCTGCGCGACGGCCTGGCGACGATGTGGAACGCGTGGGTCAAGGACGAATTCGTCGTCGACCCCAGCCGTATCACTGTCGAGATCTCCGGCACCGGCGTCGACGGGGACACGTTTAAGCACGAGCACCTCATGGACCGCTACGGCATCCAGGTGAACAAGACGAGCCGGAACACGGTGCTGTTCATGACGAACATCGGCACCTCCCGGTCGGCCGTGGCCTACCTCATCGAGGTCCTCGTCAAGCTCGCAGGGAAGTTCACGGACCCACATGAGCTGCAGGCCCAGGACGCACTGACCGAACCGGCCGCTGTGATGCCGCCGCTGCCGGACTTCTCTGCCTTCGCTCCCGACTACGCCGCCGAGGTGCCGACCGCCGATCCGTCGAAGCAGCTGCCGGACGGCGACCTGCGCACCGCCTACTACGCGGGCCTGCGTCGGCAGAACATCGAACATGTGCTCCCACATGAGCTGCGCCGTCGCATCGATGGAGGGGAGCAGCCGGTCTCGGCCGGGTTCGTCACCCCCTACCCGCCGGGGTTCCCCGTGCTCGTGCCCGGGCAGGTCATCACCGCCGAGGTGCTCGACTTCATGTCCGCGCTCGACACCCGCGAGATCCACGGCTACGAGGCCAGGTTGGGCTACCGCGTGATCCTGCCGGACGCCCTCGAGAGCTGA
- a CDS encoding MFS transporter has protein sequence MSDAPVSRGVYKFAVFALAIGAFAIGVTEFATMGLLPMIADELGITVPQAGHAVSFYAIGVVVGAPLITTIAAHMDRKILLLCLMGLFALGNLASMLAPTATLFNIARFVSGLPHGAYLGIGAVVAASLVPANRRGRAMSRVMLGLTIANIFGVPFAAALGNMLGWRSAYALVAALGVLTVIMVALAVPRVSIGAGEVPSARGEIKALGRVQIILTLVAGSVGFGGMFAVYTYITPTMTDVAGVPEIAIPWVLAVYGLGMTAGSLIAGPLVDKSIERASTGGMILSALVLAAFGAFTQIAAIAIVALFLIGISGSMITTALQMRLFRESHDAPSLSAAMNHAAFNLANALGAWLGGIVITAGLGYRAPAWVGVGLCLAGLIVISVAIFLRRGGSPDKSTRTSVET, from the coding sequence ATGAGCGATGCCCCGGTCTCCCGCGGAGTCTATAAATTCGCCGTCTTCGCCCTGGCGATCGGCGCCTTCGCCATCGGCGTGACCGAATTCGCGACGATGGGTCTGCTGCCGATGATCGCCGACGAACTCGGCATCACGGTCCCCCAGGCCGGCCACGCGGTGTCGTTCTACGCGATCGGCGTCGTCGTCGGAGCACCCCTGATCACGACCATCGCGGCGCATATGGACCGCAAGATCCTGCTCCTGTGCCTGATGGGACTCTTCGCCCTCGGCAACCTCGCTTCGATGCTCGCACCGACCGCGACCCTGTTCAACATCGCCCGCTTCGTCTCGGGCCTGCCCCACGGCGCCTACCTCGGCATCGGAGCGGTCGTCGCCGCCTCCCTCGTCCCGGCCAACCGCCGCGGACGCGCAATGTCCCGGGTGATGCTCGGCCTGACCATCGCGAACATCTTCGGCGTCCCCTTCGCCGCGGCACTGGGCAACATGCTCGGCTGGCGCAGCGCCTACGCCCTCGTCGCCGCCCTCGGCGTCCTCACCGTCATCATGGTCGCCCTCGCCGTCCCCCGCGTGAGCATCGGCGCCGGAGAGGTGCCCTCGGCTCGCGGGGAGATCAAGGCGCTCGGTCGCGTGCAGATCATCCTCACGCTCGTGGCCGGATCCGTCGGCTTCGGCGGCATGTTCGCCGTCTACACCTACATCACCCCGACCATGACCGACGTTGCCGGTGTCCCCGAGATCGCGATCCCCTGGGTGCTCGCCGTCTACGGACTCGGCATGACCGCCGGCTCCCTCATCGCCGGACCACTCGTCGACAAGTCCATCGAACGCGCGTCCACCGGCGGCATGATCCTCTCCGCCCTCGTGCTCGCCGCCTTCGGTGCCTTCACCCAGATCGCGGCGATCGCGATCGTCGCCCTCTTCCTCATCGGCATCTCCGGATCGATGATCACCACAGCCCTGCAGATGCGCCTGTTCCGCGAATCCCACGACGCCCCGAGCCTGTCCGCAGCCATGAACCACGCCGCCTTCAACCTCGCCAATGCCCTCGGCGCGTGGCTCGGCGGCATCGTCATCACCGCAGGCCTGGGCTACCGTGCACCCGCCTGGGTCGGCGTCGGGCTCTGTCTGGCCGGACTCATCGTCATCTCCGTCGCGATCTTCCTCCGTCGAGGCGGCTCCCCCGACAAGAGCACCCGCACCTCCGTCGAGACCTGA
- a CDS encoding basic amino acid ABC transporter substrate-binding protein, with protein MKRRLTLATVAVGAMLALSACGGGDSEPAATAEGGVPLVKEGKLTTCTHLSYQPFQFEKDGEVVGFDVDIVDAVAKKLGVEQEIINTSFETITSGAEFNQNKCDVAAAATTITDERQEATDFSEPYFDANQAILTKADKTAKDEAGLKGFKIAAQAGTTGLDYATENFKDSEVITYEDLPLSLEALKTGQVDAVINDNGVLYNYNTENKGFAVGFDIKTDEHYGISMKKGNSEMKKAVDDTIKEIKDNGEYDKIYEKWFGDAPK; from the coding sequence ATGAAACGACGCTTGACCCTGGCCACTGTCGCCGTCGGCGCCATGCTCGCCCTGTCCGCCTGCGGCGGAGGCGATTCGGAACCCGCAGCGACGGCGGAAGGCGGTGTCCCTCTCGTCAAGGAGGGCAAGCTGACGACCTGCACCCACCTGTCCTACCAACCGTTCCAGTTCGAGAAGGACGGCGAGGTCGTCGGCTTCGACGTCGACATCGTCGACGCCGTGGCCAAGAAGCTCGGCGTCGAACAGGAGATCATCAACACCTCCTTCGAGACGATCACCTCGGGCGCGGAATTCAACCAGAACAAGTGCGATGTGGCCGCTGCCGCGACGACGATCACCGACGAGCGACAGGAGGCCACGGACTTCTCCGAGCCGTACTTCGACGCGAATCAGGCGATCCTCACGAAGGCCGACAAGACCGCGAAGGACGAAGCCGGGCTCAAGGGCTTCAAGATCGCCGCGCAGGCCGGAACCACCGGTCTCGACTACGCGACCGAGAACTTCAAGGATTCGGAGGTCATCACCTACGAGGACCTGCCGCTCTCACTCGAGGCGCTCAAGACCGGTCAGGTCGACGCCGTCATCAACGACAACGGCGTGCTGTACAACTACAACACCGAGAACAAGGGCTTCGCGGTCGGCTTCGACATCAAGACCGATGAGCACTACGGCATCTCGATGAAGAAGGGCAATTCGGAGATGAAGAAGGCCGTGGACGACACGATCAAGGAGATCAAGGACAACGGCGAGTACGACAAGATCTACGAGAAGTGGTTCGGCGACGCTCCGAAGTGA
- a CDS encoding peptidylprolyl isomerase, which produces MDHPARSRSHALTHRPKSAALLALAALAVLALLLLTGCGSSDSEDDGATSAETSTEAAAGTCSYLKDSQSGAKDVDTPDEKPQAKGKVTATIATNAGDLAVTLDADGAPCTVNSFLSLAKQKYFADTDCHRLTTEGIFVLQCGDPTGTGSGGPGYSFADEVDGSETYPAGTLAMANAGPDTNGSQFFVVYDDSSLPPDYTVFGSLDEDSTKTVSDIADKGTDSGAGDGAPKEKVTITGVSVDD; this is translated from the coding sequence ATGGATCACCCTGCGCGCAGTCGCTCTCATGCCCTCACCCATCGACCGAAGTCAGCCGCGCTGCTGGCCCTGGCAGCCCTCGCTGTGCTTGCCCTTCTGCTGCTGACCGGGTGCGGATCGTCCGATTCGGAAGATGACGGTGCGACCAGCGCGGAGACCTCGACCGAAGCCGCAGCCGGCACCTGCTCCTACCTCAAGGACTCCCAGTCCGGGGCCAAGGACGTCGACACCCCTGATGAGAAGCCGCAGGCGAAGGGCAAGGTCACAGCCACGATCGCCACGAACGCCGGCGATCTGGCCGTGACCCTCGACGCCGACGGAGCCCCCTGCACCGTCAACAGCTTCCTGTCCCTGGCGAAGCAGAAGTACTTCGCCGACACCGACTGCCACCGCCTGACCACCGAAGGCATCTTCGTCCTCCAGTGCGGCGACCCCACCGGCACCGGTTCGGGCGGACCCGGCTACTCGTTCGCCGACGAGGTCGACGGCTCCGAGACCTATCCGGCCGGGACACTGGCCATGGCCAACGCCGGACCCGACACCAACGGCTCCCAGTTCTTCGTCGTCTACGACGACAGTTCGCTGCCGCCGGACTACACCGTCTTCGGCTCCCTCGACGAGGACAGCACGAAGACCGTGTCCGACATCGCCGACAAGGGCACGGACTCCGGTGCCGGCGACGGCGCTCCGAAGGAGAAGGTCACCATCACCGGAGTCTCCGTCGACGACTGA
- a CDS encoding amino acid ABC transporter permease has product MSKRQKAKLSRSIQYAILVVIAALIAIFADWPTLIDSFGRIDIATGMFPDVITMALKNTVVYTFLGFALGLIIALFVALMRLSSVGVYRWLATIYIEFFRGLPALVVFLVLGFGVPVAFPGFNMPQLVIIMIALGLVSSAYMAETIRAGIQAVPKGQIEAARSLGMSSSRAMFTIVLPQAMRIILPPLTNELILLAKDSSLAYILGSSVDGRELAALGRAEIVNTANLTPFIVIALCYLIITVPLSYLSRVLERKYGSADSGVK; this is encoded by the coding sequence ATGAGCAAACGCCAGAAGGCGAAGCTCTCCCGTAGTATCCAGTACGCCATCCTCGTCGTCATCGCGGCCCTCATCGCGATCTTCGCCGACTGGCCGACGCTCATCGACTCCTTCGGTCGCATAGACATCGCCACAGGCATGTTCCCCGACGTCATCACAATGGCGTTGAAGAACACCGTCGTCTACACGTTCCTCGGCTTCGCTCTCGGGCTGATCATCGCCCTGTTCGTCGCCCTCATGCGACTGTCCTCGGTCGGCGTCTACCGCTGGCTCGCGACCATCTACATCGAGTTCTTCCGCGGGCTGCCCGCCCTCGTCGTCTTCCTCGTCCTCGGATTCGGCGTGCCCGTCGCCTTCCCCGGATTCAACATGCCGCAGCTGGTCATCATCATGATCGCCCTCGGCCTCGTGTCCTCGGCGTATATGGCCGAGACCATCCGCGCCGGCATTCAGGCGGTGCCTAAGGGACAGATCGAGGCCGCCCGATCACTGGGCATGTCCTCCTCGCGCGCGATGTTCACGATCGTCCTGCCGCAGGCGATGCGGATCATCCTGCCGCCGCTGACGAACGAGCTCATCCTGCTCGCCAAGGACTCCTCGCTGGCCTACATCCTCGGCTCCTCGGTCGACGGCCGTGAGCTCGCAGCACTCGGCCGAGCAGAGATCGTCAACACCGCGAACCTCACCCCCTTCATCGTCATCGCGCTGTGCTACCTCATCATCACAGTCCCGCTGTCCTATCTCTCACGCGTGCTCGAACGCAAATACGGTTCCGCAGATTCTGGAGTGAAATGA
- a CDS encoding amino acid ABC transporter ATP-binding protein yields the protein MMNVPTTSATTATPIIAIRNLQKSFGTNQVLTDISLDVDKGEVVCVIGPSGSGKSTMLRCINTLETPTGGSIVVDGMDMTDLDLDIDAARTRIGMVFQSFNLFGHLTVRENLTIAQTKVLGRSKAEANKVAETNLAKVGLSEKMEAKPGSLSGGQQQRVAIARALSMDPDVMLFDEPTSALDPETVGDVLQVMRNLAEAGMTMVVVTHEMEFARQVADRVVFMDGGVVVEAGPAKDVIGSPQEQRTKDFLSRVLHPGQLG from the coding sequence ATGATGAACGTTCCCACCACCTCGGCGACGACCGCAACCCCGATCATCGCGATCCGCAACCTGCAGAAGAGCTTCGGCACGAACCAGGTCCTCACCGACATCAGCCTCGACGTCGACAAGGGCGAGGTCGTCTGCGTCATCGGGCCCTCAGGCTCGGGAAAGTCGACGATGCTGCGGTGCATCAATACGCTCGAGACCCCGACGGGAGGTTCGATCGTCGTCGACGGCATGGACATGACCGATCTGGACCTCGACATCGACGCCGCCCGCACCCGCATCGGCATGGTCTTCCAGTCCTTCAACCTCTTCGGCCACCTCACGGTGCGCGAGAATCTCACGATCGCCCAGACCAAGGTGCTGGGCCGGTCGAAGGCCGAAGCGAACAAGGTCGCCGAGACGAACCTCGCGAAGGTCGGCCTGTCCGAGAAGATGGAGGCCAAGCCCGGATCACTCTCCGGCGGTCAGCAGCAGAGGGTGGCGATCGCCCGGGCACTGAGCATGGACCCCGATGTCATGCTCTTCGACGAACCCACCTCGGCGCTCGATCCCGAGACCGTCGGTGACGTCCTCCAGGTCATGCGCAACCTCGCCGAGGCGGGAATGACGATGGTCGTCGTCACCCACGAGATGGAGTTCGCCCGGCAGGTCGCCGACCGTGTCGTCTTCATGGACGGAGGAGTCGTCGTCGAAGCCGGACCTGCCAAGGACGTCATCGGCAGCCCGCAGGAGCAGCGGACGAAGGACTTCCTCTCCCGCGTCCTCCACCCCGGACAGCTGGGGTAG
- a CDS encoding MFS transporter, with translation MSTETQPGNPNPSPDADVESDAIAATRKNNTRGKVLTASMVGTTIEFFDFYAYATASSLVFPALFFPNQTSTTQLLSSFAIFGVAFVARPLGSIIFGHFGDRVGRKKTLIASLLIMGIGTFLIGLLPTASAPGWAVLAPAMLVLLRFCQGVGLGGEWSGAALLATENAPKGKRAIWGTFPQLGAPVGFIIANLLFVGLNSWTSPEAFLAWGWRIPFLLSAILVAVGLWVRLSLMETPAFQLVAQKQQISKAPIGRVFATSWKPLVLGTFIMLATYVIFYFMTAFTLTYGTSPATVEQAQTVAEAAGTSFDPAGFVAGLGYTKSEFLTYLIIGVVFFGIFTVVSGPLAEKLGRRKMLLGVTVAIAVYGLVVNALFNAGTAGVVIGLIVGFILMGLTFGPMAAYLPELFPANVRYTGSAVSYNMASVIGAGPAPFAMVALWQAEGGTIFYCGLYIIAAAVLTFAALWLAKDTSDLDMEDQLS, from the coding sequence ATGTCCACCGAAACACAACCGGGGAACCCGAACCCCTCACCCGACGCCGACGTCGAGTCCGACGCCATCGCAGCGACTCGGAAGAACAACACCCGCGGCAAGGTCCTGACCGCCTCGATGGTCGGCACCACGATCGAATTCTTCGACTTCTATGCCTACGCGACCGCCTCGTCACTGGTCTTCCCGGCCCTCTTCTTCCCCAACCAGACCTCGACGACGCAGCTGCTGAGCTCGTTCGCGATCTTCGGCGTCGCCTTCGTCGCCCGCCCCCTGGGCTCGATCATCTTCGGCCACTTCGGTGACCGTGTCGGCCGGAAGAAGACACTCATCGCCTCCCTGCTCATCATGGGCATCGGCACGTTCCTCATCGGCCTTCTCCCGACCGCCTCGGCGCCGGGCTGGGCCGTCCTCGCTCCCGCGATGCTCGTCCTCCTGCGCTTCTGCCAGGGCGTGGGCCTCGGCGGCGAATGGTCAGGTGCAGCGCTCCTGGCGACCGAGAACGCCCCGAAGGGCAAACGCGCCATCTGGGGCACCTTCCCGCAGCTCGGTGCCCCGGTCGGCTTCATCATCGCCAACCTGCTCTTCGTCGGCCTCAACTCGTGGACCTCGCCCGAGGCCTTCCTCGCCTGGGGCTGGCGCATCCCGTTCCTGCTCTCGGCGATCCTCGTCGCCGTCGGGCTCTGGGTCCGCCTCTCCCTCATGGAGACCCCGGCCTTCCAGCTGGTCGCGCAGAAGCAGCAGATCTCGAAGGCACCCATCGGCCGCGTCTTCGCCACGAGCTGGAAGCCGCTGGTCCTCGGCACCTTCATCATGCTCGCGACCTACGTGATCTTCTACTTCATGACCGCGTTCACCCTGACCTACGGCACCTCACCGGCCACCGTCGAACAGGCACAGACCGTCGCCGAGGCGGCCGGAACGTCCTTCGACCCCGCGGGGTTCGTCGCGGGGCTCGGCTACACGAAGAGCGAGTTCCTCACCTACCTCATCATCGGCGTCGTCTTCTTCGGCATCTTCACCGTCGTCTCCGGTCCTCTGGCGGAGAAGCTGGGTCGACGGAAGATGCTGCTCGGCGTGACGGTCGCCATCGCCGTCTACGGCCTCGTCGTCAACGCCCTGTTCAACGCGGGCACCGCCGGCGTCGTCATCGGCCTCATCGTCGGGTTCATCCTCATGGGACTGACGTTCGGGCCGATGGCTGCCTATCTGCCGGAGCTGTTCCCAGCGAACGTCCGGTACACCGGCTCGGCAGTGTCCTACAACATGGCCAGCGTCATCGGCGCAGGCCCGGCTCCCTTCGCGATGGTCGCGCTGTGGCAGGCCGAGGGTGGGACGATCTTCTACTGCGGCCTCTACATCATCGCCGCCGCAGTCCTCACCTTCGCTGCCCTGTGGCTGGCCAAGGACACGAGCGACCTCGACATGGAGGATCAGCTGAGCTGA